The following coding sequences lie in one Pelobacter seleniigenes DSM 18267 genomic window:
- a CDS encoding YicC/YloC family endoribonuclease, whose protein sequence is MIKSMTGYGRGQAEAEGLSFAVEIKAVNHRYGDITVKAPRLLAPYESEIKKRVAAVLKRGKVDVYINQENSSRVTMTPVIDEQLAAAYLAAYKHLKSVTGLAGEIGLEFLAAQKDVLTLKETELVADDLLDCLYQSLDLALAAMLETRRCEGAATAQDISQRLEVLATILGKIEECAPLVPIEWQQKLKERLTRLQDNGGDPQRIAQEIAIFADRCDISEEISRFNSHLAQFHALMAEQEPVGRQMDFLVQELNREANTMGSKSNDANLTKHVVALKSELEKIREQVQNIE, encoded by the coding sequence ATGATAAAGAGTATGACCGGCTATGGCCGTGGTCAGGCCGAAGCGGAAGGATTGTCGTTTGCCGTTGAAATTAAGGCTGTAAACCATCGTTATGGTGATATTACGGTCAAGGCCCCTCGATTGCTGGCTCCCTATGAAAGCGAGATAAAAAAAAGGGTTGCCGCGGTTTTAAAGCGAGGGAAAGTTGACGTCTATATCAACCAGGAGAACAGCTCCCGGGTAACAATGACGCCGGTGATTGATGAACAGTTGGCGGCAGCCTATCTGGCCGCCTACAAGCATTTGAAATCGGTGACGGGCCTGGCCGGGGAGATCGGACTTGAATTTTTGGCTGCACAGAAAGATGTCCTGACCTTGAAAGAAACCGAATTGGTTGCTGACGACTTGCTGGATTGTCTCTATCAATCTTTGGATCTGGCATTGGCGGCCATGCTTGAAACGCGGCGCTGCGAAGGTGCTGCCACGGCGCAGGATATTTCCCAGCGGCTTGAGGTGCTGGCAACCATTCTCGGGAAAATTGAAGAATGTGCCCCTCTGGTCCCCATTGAGTGGCAGCAGAAGCTCAAGGAGCGCCTGACCCGTTTGCAGGATAACGGCGGGGATCCGCAGCGCATAGCCCAGGAAATTGCGATTTTTGCAGATCGTTGCGATATCAGCGAAGAAATCAGCCGCTTCAATAGTCATTTGGCACAGTTTCACGCTCTGATGGCGGAACAGGAGCCGGTCGGTCGGCAAATGGATTTTTTGGTTCAGGAGTTGAATCGCGAAGCAAACACCATGGGATCCAAGTCCAACGATGCCAACCTGACCAAGCATGTTGTTGCCTTAAAGTCTGAGCTTGAAAAAATCCGTGAACAGGTGCAGAACATTGAATAA
- the gmk gene encoding guanylate kinase — protein MNKQADPSRKGILFVVSAPSGAGKTSLCRELIDSVTDLEQSISFATRPRRDGERDGVDYHFVPSDTFRQMIERHQLAEWAEVHGNLYGTSLATIEDASLKGIDLLLDIDCQGAAQLRKSYRRGVFIFILPPDYDELERRLRERGTDSEEVILRRLRNAQQEIAQAEQYDYLVVNDDFSAAKAKLISIIHAERSRANRCRYLLQKFTS, from the coding sequence TTGAATAAGCAGGCGGATCCCAGCAGGAAAGGAATTCTTTTTGTGGTTTCAGCCCCTTCCGGCGCTGGGAAAACCTCGTTGTGTCGGGAATTGATTGACAGCGTTACTGATCTGGAGCAATCTATATCGTTTGCGACACGCCCCAGGCGGGACGGGGAACGGGACGGGGTCGATTATCATTTTGTTCCTTCCGACACCTTCAGGCAGATGATTGAGAGACATCAGCTTGCCGAGTGGGCCGAGGTGCACGGAAACCTTTATGGAACTTCCCTCGCGACTATTGAGGATGCTTCGCTGAAGGGGATCGACCTGCTGCTTGATATCGATTGTCAGGGCGCGGCGCAATTGCGGAAAAGTTATCGGCGCGGAGTGTTTATTTTTATTCTGCCACCGGATTATGATGAGTTGGAAAGACGGCTGCGTGAGCGCGGTACCGACAGTGAAGAGGTCATTCTGCGGCGGCTGAGAAATGCTCAGCAGGAGATTGCCCAGGCCGAGCAATATGACTACCTGGTTGTGAATGATGATTTTTCTGCCGCCAAAGCCAAGCTGATTTCGATTATTCATGCAGAAAGAAGCCGGGCGAATCGTTGCCGGTATTTATTACAAAAATTTACCTCATAA
- the rpoZ gene encoding DNA-directed RNA polymerase subunit omega, producing the protein MARVTVEDCLDVIPNRFLLAMVAAKRSKQLYKGAEPLIENKSGNKKVVVALREIAANEIDFEIPMRKR; encoded by the coding sequence ATGGCACGTGTTACAGTTGAAGATTGTTTGGATGTCATTCCCAATCGGTTTCTGCTTGCTATGGTTGCAGCAAAGCGGTCGAAGCAACTTTACAAAGGCGCTGAACCACTGATTGAAAACAAGTCCGGCAATAAGAAAGTCGTTGTTGCCTTACGTGAAATTGCTGCCAACGAAATCGACTTTGAAATACCGATGCGCAAGCGGTGA